From Nocardia sp. XZ_19_385, the proteins below share one genomic window:
- the tilS gene encoding tRNA lysidine(34) synthetase TilS, protein MDRPGSRLARTRRLPETAAVLEIRQAVRAWLPEYAPARAVAVALSGGADSLALTAAAVVEADSVDALIVDHRLQPGSAQVAADAAAAALRLGCRSARVLEVEVGTEGGMEAAARHARYAALGAARAGLPVLLGHTLDDQAETVLLGLARGSGGRSIQGMASYAEPWGRPLLGVRRAVTRQFCADFGATPHEDPHNFSPDFTRVRLRSEALPLLEDVLGGGVAAALARTAEQLREDGAVLDVLATDLLEAARGHRTDPATATDEDTLSIEILATAPAALRRRAIRAWLLAGGAKALTDKHLRAVDALVTAWRGQGGVAVGGGSPRTRLVAGREHGRLTMHRR, encoded by the coding sequence GTGGATCGCCCGGGTTCTCGCCTAGCGCGCACCCGGAGATTGCCGGAGACCGCCGCGGTCCTGGAAATCCGGCAGGCCGTCCGAGCCTGGTTGCCGGAGTACGCACCGGCGCGGGCGGTCGCGGTGGCGTTGTCGGGCGGCGCGGATTCGCTCGCGTTGACCGCCGCCGCTGTCGTCGAGGCGGATTCGGTCGACGCGTTGATCGTCGATCATCGGTTGCAGCCCGGGTCGGCGCAGGTCGCCGCCGATGCCGCCGCGGCGGCGCTGCGTCTCGGTTGCCGATCCGCTCGCGTGCTCGAGGTCGAGGTCGGTACCGAGGGCGGAATGGAGGCGGCGGCCCGGCACGCGCGGTACGCGGCGCTGGGCGCGGCCCGCGCCGGGCTGCCGGTGCTGCTCGGCCACACCCTCGATGACCAGGCCGAAACCGTGCTGCTCGGTTTGGCGCGCGGTTCGGGCGGCCGCTCGATCCAGGGAATGGCGTCCTATGCCGAACCGTGGGGTCGGCCGCTGCTCGGCGTGCGTCGCGCCGTGACCCGGCAGTTCTGCGCCGATTTCGGCGCGACACCGCACGAGGATCCGCACAACTTTTCGCCCGACTTCACCCGGGTGCGGCTGCGGTCCGAGGCGCTGCCATTGCTCGAGGATGTGCTCGGCGGCGGAGTCGCCGCGGCACTGGCCCGCACGGCCGAGCAGCTGCGCGAGGACGGCGCGGTGCTCGATGTGCTTGCTACGGATTTGCTAGAGGCGGCACGCGGGCATCGGACCGACCCGGCGACCGCCACTGATGAGGACACCCTGTCCATCGAGATTCTCGCCACTGCTCCGGCCGCCCTGCGCCGCCGCGCGATCCGCGCCTGGCTCCTGGCGGGTGGTGCGAAAGCACTGACCGACAAGCACTTACGTGCGGTAGATGCGCTGGTCACGGCCTGGCGCGGGCAGGGCGGGGTGGCGGTCGGCGGCGGGTCGCCGAGGACGAGGTTGGTTGCCGGGCGCGAACATGGCAGGCTGACGATGCACAGGCGGTAA
- the hpt gene encoding hypoxanthine phosphoribosyltransferase produces the protein MYGDDIKSVLITEEQIAEKTQELAEVIAKRYPPDAAEGDLLLVGVLKGAIFFMTDLAKALSIPTQLEFMAVSSYGSSTSSSGVVRIMKDLDKDIAGRNVLIVEDIIDSGLTLSWLMRNLKTRNPASLEVVTLLRKPDALKTPVEVANVGFDIPNEFVVGYGLDYAERYRDLPYIGTLHPRVYGGE, from the coding sequence GTGTACGGGGATGACATCAAATCGGTGCTGATCACCGAAGAGCAGATCGCCGAGAAGACCCAGGAGCTGGCGGAAGTCATCGCCAAGCGCTACCCGCCCGACGCCGCCGAGGGCGACCTGCTGCTGGTCGGCGTGCTCAAGGGCGCGATCTTCTTCATGACCGACCTGGCCAAGGCGCTATCCATCCCGACCCAGCTGGAATTCATGGCGGTGTCCTCCTACGGCTCCTCCACCTCCTCCTCGGGCGTGGTTCGCATCATGAAAGACCTGGACAAGGACATCGCCGGCCGCAACGTCCTGATCGTCGAGGACATCATCGACTCCGGCCTCACCCTGTCCTGGCTGATGCGCAACCTGAAGACCCGCAATCCCGCCTCGCTCGAGGTCGTCACCCTGCTGCGCAAGCCGGACGCCCTCAAGACCCCGGTCGAGGTCGCCAACGTCGGCTTCGACATCCCCAACGAATTCGTCGTCGGCTACGGCCTGGACTACGCCGAGCGCTACCGCGACCTGCCCTACATCGGCACCCTGCACCCCCGCGTCTACGGCGGCGAGTAA
- a CDS encoding DMT family transporter — MTAAPTRLPGWSVPLIFVVAAVSQYVGAAIGVFLFDTTEPSTVAWLRAAAAAVVLLAWRRPWGMAGGEADGAGKRRRSRWTRRGMLIATGFGIVTVLMNVVFYEAIARIPLGTGVAIEFLGPVAVATLGSRKARDVVAVVLVALGVFLLAGVRIDVEPVGVGFALAAAAAWAAYILIGKRVADAGEGLDSLAVGMAAAAVILAPFVLIPQLAIDAGIFADPRTWLFGVGVGVLSSAVPYALDQVVLARVGRARFALLLALLPATAAVVGAIMLTQRPEPMEVIGILLVMVALMVNAAPSRRPETEPPAPL, encoded by the coding sequence ATGACAGCCGCGCCCACCCGCCTCCCCGGGTGGTCGGTGCCGCTGATCTTTGTGGTGGCGGCCGTTTCGCAGTACGTGGGCGCCGCGATCGGGGTGTTCCTGTTCGATACGACCGAGCCGTCGACGGTGGCCTGGCTGCGGGCGGCGGCGGCCGCGGTGGTGCTGCTGGCGTGGCGGCGGCCCTGGGGGATGGCAGGAGGCGAAGCCGACGGGGCGGGTAAGCGCCGCCGCAGTCGGTGGACTCGGCGCGGGATGCTGATCGCGACGGGGTTCGGGATCGTCACCGTGTTGATGAATGTGGTGTTCTACGAGGCTATTGCGCGGATCCCGCTGGGTACCGGGGTGGCGATCGAATTCCTCGGGCCGGTCGCGGTGGCGACGCTCGGATCACGCAAGGCGCGTGATGTCGTCGCGGTGGTGCTGGTGGCGCTCGGGGTGTTCCTGCTGGCCGGGGTCCGGATCGATGTAGAGCCGGTCGGCGTCGGGTTCGCGCTGGCCGCGGCGGCGGCGTGGGCGGCCTACATTCTGATCGGCAAGCGCGTCGCCGATGCGGGGGAGGGGCTGGATTCGCTCGCAGTCGGAATGGCGGCGGCCGCCGTGATTCTCGCGCCGTTCGTGCTGATTCCGCAATTGGCCATCGACGCAGGCATTTTCGCCGACCCGCGCACCTGGTTGTTCGGTGTCGGTGTCGGCGTCCTGTCCAGCGCGGTGCCGTACGCGCTGGATCAGGTGGTGCTCGCCCGAGTGGGCCGGGCTCGCTTCGCGCTGCTGCTGGCGCTGCTTCCGGCGACGGCCGCGGTCGTCGGCGCGATCATGCTCACGCAGCGCCCGGAGCCTATGGAGGTCATCGGCATCCTGCTGGTCATGGTGGCCTTGATGGTCAACGCGGCCCCGTCTCGTCGTCCCGAAACCGAACCGCCTGCGCCGCTGTAG
- a CDS encoding cyclase family protein, with product MNPPFGRPVSLSHVHDPSTTPLFPGDPEFRIDIAATIANDGYYLRYVQQGEHTGTHWGAPIHFHADGLAADQLELADLMLPAVKIDVREQCKANRDYAITVADLKQWESRHGRIPGGSAIIAWTGWDAFWGTPEFIGEGESAYHQPGFAVETAEWLLRTGRLGRRGALGIDTFGPDLGTDDTYTVSKLLYQDHRISLECLANLAELPATGAWILVGGALYRGGSGSPATIFAFLT from the coding sequence GTGAACCCGCCGTTCGGGCGGCCGGTCAGCCTGTCGCATGTGCATGATCCGTCGACCACTCCCCTGTTTCCGGGGGATCCGGAGTTCCGCATCGATATCGCGGCCACCATCGCCAACGATGGTTACTACCTGCGGTATGTGCAGCAGGGTGAGCACACCGGAACCCATTGGGGCGCACCGATTCACTTCCATGCCGACGGGCTGGCCGCCGATCAACTCGAGCTTGCCGATCTGATGTTGCCCGCGGTGAAGATCGATGTGCGTGAACAGTGCAAGGCGAACCGCGATTACGCGATCACTGTGGCCGACCTGAAGCAGTGGGAATCGCGGCACGGGCGGATTCCGGGTGGGTCGGCGATCATCGCGTGGACCGGATGGGATGCGTTCTGGGGGACGCCGGAATTCATCGGGGAAGGCGAATCTGCCTACCATCAGCCGGGTTTCGCGGTGGAGACCGCGGAGTGGTTGTTGCGGACCGGGCGATTGGGTCGCCGGGGCGCGCTCGGCATCGATACCTTCGGACCGGATCTGGGCACGGACGACACCTACACCGTTTCCAAGTTGCTCTATCAGGACCACCGGATCAGCTTGGAGTGTCTGGCCAACCTGGCCGAGCTACCCGCGACGGGTGCCTGGATCCTCGTCGGCGGTGCGCTCTATCGCGGTGGGTCCGGTTCCCCTGCAACGATATTCGCGTTTCTCACCTGA
- a CDS encoding protein kinase: protein MTVRLADSIARFSADWRQALSGGRNDPPELGAYVPDESEARLAVLSDLVRIDIRHRWERPGLGKRINEYSNEFPEVEDSPEFVDLLREEFVARRRSEALQVEDFLAEYPELADRVREHLAATGADRMDANVLRIDRALPDIAPGQRIDDFDLLTELGIPRGHHSASSRVFLARQRSMQRLVAVRISTGGRNEPHTMARLDHPHIVRVFDHRIVAFGGDAEFGRLVYMQYLPGGTATEVLEQRRNSSGPTGGRLLLRAIDAAMESKGEIRPADSRVRAEIAELSWPETVAWVGRRLADALDYADRRGVRHQAIKPSNVLFTSEGVPKLADIAHTDSAGGSDFSPRSGVYCSPEELARQLDSEAPEPDTRSDIYSLGLLLWELLTGTLPFEDDARTAVALDHRREGVPSTALERLPADCPAALRRVLLTCLEPDTDRRWSSGAVLAQQFDLCLDAHARDLVDPPRRSVRRHMRHWRVLVIALAIAVPNALASLYNIEHNRKLITAQMTPEAHDRIDFVTAVANIIDFSLGAVLLFYFGRRLILVPHGLRAGTHYSPETLHRTRTDSILLGDRAVLIIFSMWLVSGISFPIGMADVDVHISAYAYVHYFVSHAICGAIALVYPFLLMNFYIIRCIYPMFLSHGEISARDAVLLHRLRRRCGAWMLGAAAIPLLSVAGATLLVPADLAEIIVVLRFLAIGSLVAFLGVYVLFMALEKDLRALGRVLAPEAAAGQVNP, encoded by the coding sequence GTGACCGTGCGCCTGGCCGACAGCATCGCCCGGTTCTCGGCCGACTGGCGGCAGGCGCTGTCCGGTGGCCGCAACGACCCGCCGGAGCTCGGGGCTTACGTTCCCGACGAGTCGGAGGCCCGCCTCGCGGTGCTCTCCGATTTGGTGCGCATCGATATCCGGCACCGCTGGGAGCGCCCCGGGCTCGGTAAGCGAATCAACGAGTACAGCAACGAGTTTCCCGAGGTCGAAGACAGCCCCGAGTTCGTGGATCTGCTGCGCGAGGAATTCGTGGCGCGACGCCGGAGCGAGGCGCTGCAGGTCGAGGACTTTCTGGCCGAGTACCCCGAACTGGCCGACCGGGTGCGCGAGCACCTGGCCGCCACCGGCGCGGATCGGATGGACGCCAACGTCTTACGGATCGATCGAGCGCTGCCGGATATCGCGCCGGGCCAGCGGATCGATGACTTCGATCTACTGACCGAGCTCGGGATCCCGCGGGGACACCACTCCGCATCGAGCCGGGTCTTCCTGGCCCGGCAGCGATCCATGCAACGGCTTGTCGCCGTCAGGATTTCGACCGGCGGGCGCAATGAGCCACACACCATGGCCCGTCTGGATCATCCACACATTGTGCGGGTGTTCGACCACCGGATAGTGGCCTTCGGTGGAGACGCCGAGTTCGGTCGCCTGGTGTACATGCAATACCTGCCCGGCGGTACCGCGACGGAAGTACTCGAACAACGCAGGAACAGTTCGGGACCCACCGGCGGACGACTGCTGCTGCGTGCGATCGATGCGGCGATGGAATCAAAAGGTGAGATCCGGCCTGCGGATTCACGGGTTCGGGCTGAGATCGCCGAACTCAGCTGGCCGGAAACGGTGGCGTGGGTGGGTCGGCGACTGGCAGACGCGCTCGACTATGCCGATCGGCGCGGGGTGCGACATCAGGCGATCAAACCCTCGAATGTGCTCTTCACCTCCGAGGGAGTACCGAAACTGGCAGACATCGCGCATACGGATTCCGCGGGCGGTTCCGATTTTTCGCCCAGGTCTGGGGTCTATTGCTCACCTGAGGAGCTGGCGCGCCAGCTCGATTCGGAGGCCCCCGAGCCGGACACACGCAGCGATATCTACTCGCTCGGACTCCTGCTCTGGGAATTGCTCACCGGCACCCTGCCTTTCGAAGACGATGCCAGGACAGCGGTGGCTCTCGACCACCGCCGCGAGGGCGTGCCGTCCACTGCGCTGGAACGGCTCCCCGCCGACTGCCCGGCCGCACTACGCCGCGTACTCCTGACCTGCTTGGAACCGGATACGGATCGGCGCTGGAGCAGCGGGGCGGTGCTGGCCCAGCAGTTCGATCTCTGCTTGGACGCACATGCCCGGGATTTGGTGGATCCACCGCGACGCAGCGTGCGGCGACATATGCGCCACTGGCGGGTCCTGGTGATCGCCCTGGCCATCGCCGTACCGAATGCCCTTGCTTCGCTGTACAACATAGAGCACAACCGAAAATTGATTACCGCACAGATGACGCCGGAGGCGCACGACCGTATCGACTTCGTCACCGCGGTGGCGAACATCATCGACTTCAGCCTTGGCGCGGTGCTGCTGTTCTATTTCGGACGGCGCCTGATCCTGGTCCCGCACGGGCTGCGCGCGGGGACCCACTATTCGCCGGAAACGCTGCACCGCACACGAACGGACTCGATCCTGCTCGGCGACCGCGCGGTACTGATCATCTTCTCCATGTGGCTGGTCTCAGGGATTTCTTTCCCGATCGGGATGGCGGACGTCGACGTTCACATCTCTGCCTACGCTTATGTGCACTACTTCGTCTCCCACGCCATCTGCGGCGCGATAGCGCTGGTGTACCCCTTCTTGCTGATGAACTTCTACATCATTCGATGCATTTACCCAATGTTCCTGAGCCACGGGGAAATCAGCGCGCGTGATGCCGTCCTCCTGCATCGACTGCGGCGGCGCTGCGGTGCCTGGATGCTCGGTGCGGCGGCCATTCCGCTGCTCTCCGTGGCCGGCGCCACCCTCCTGGTACCGGCAGATCTCGCCGAAATCATTGTGGTGCTGCGGTTCCTGGCGATTGGCAGCCTCGTGGCCTTCCTCGGCGTCTATGTTCTGTTCATGGCACTGGAGAAGGATCTGCGGGCACTGGGGCGGGTGCTGGCTCCCGAAGCCGCGGCTGGACAGGTGAATCCGTGA
- a CDS encoding serine/threonine-protein kinase — MSAEPERNSSPDTGSDPFAGSAGAVRADFGAVEAFSAAWESAARAVAAGQPTPDVPQIAEYLPDAQTLRREALIELIRVDLRHRWLRRPGASDTVRRRKRLTEYCSEFPELDQHGLPAGLVYEEFVVRRHSGERVDPRDCLREYPSQAGELRELLNSDDVDQSTRRAAPDDEPSLETRAAPNGNISAATLDETQATPLEDTRTAAYEGTQAMAPDGTAAVAPDFSSTAFDEPTGADPDAVDPLDRIEIGQQIDDFDLLTGLGSGAFARVFLARQRSLQRLVAVKISADHGTEPQTLAQLDHDYIVRVFDQRLLDSGGARDGRSRRLRLLYMQFLPGGTLLGVLRWVRATPPAERSGRLLLDAVDAAMEEKGEIRPTDSSVRAEIAALSWPETVAWLGRRLAEALHYASEHGVLHRDVKPANVLLTAEGVPKLADFNISFSRNVEGTSPVAYFGGSLAYMSPEQLEACHPGKGRSAADLDTRADIYSLGVVLWELLTGAKPFDDVTAGANAHGDDTTLEAMLERRSSGVEAAALQRVPSDCPAALCRVLLTCLEPERDKRWSSGEVLAKQFDLCLDARARELVDPKAGSWRLRLRPWIMPVLLASIGLPNVLASLYNIQHNQTLIVERMTEEAQRTFLIVTGAVNSIFFPLGFLLVVYLSRFILTVPRGLRHGKHYDPETLRRARADALLLGERAVAIPFCLWVISGITFPLALQLATGEITGRSVVHFLASIVVCGAIAASYPFFLATFYIVRCVYPVFLRHGEISADDAVWLRGLDRRCNGYLAVAASVPLLAVAGVTFLPPADIPMVIVAVRVLCAGGIIAFVGSYLLFRELEADLQALERVVAPTLTEDAVPVKTVGLGPLRPVPTEPTEAATTVAEPPR; from the coding sequence ATGAGTGCCGAGCCCGAAAGAAATTCCAGTCCCGACACCGGTTCAGATCCGTTCGCCGGCAGCGCAGGCGCGGTCAGAGCCGACTTCGGCGCGGTGGAAGCCTTCTCCGCCGCATGGGAATCCGCTGCTCGCGCCGTCGCGGCGGGGCAGCCTACACCCGATGTTCCACAGATCGCCGAATACTTACCCGACGCGCAGACGCTGCGCCGCGAAGCCCTGATAGAGCTCATCCGGGTCGATCTGCGGCACCGTTGGCTCCGCCGCCCGGGCGCGTCGGACACCGTTCGACGGCGTAAACGCCTGACCGAATACTGCTCGGAATTCCCGGAACTCGATCAGCACGGCCTGCCCGCCGGATTGGTCTACGAGGAATTCGTCGTGCGCCGGCACAGCGGCGAGCGCGTGGATCCGCGCGATTGCCTGCGCGAATATCCTTCCCAGGCCGGGGAGTTGCGTGAACTGCTCAATTCCGATGACGTGGACCAGAGCACCCGGCGGGCCGCACCGGATGACGAACCGAGTCTCGAGACACGCGCCGCGCCGAACGGGAACATTTCGGCCGCAACGCTGGATGAGACGCAGGCGACGCCGCTGGAGGACACCCGCACCGCGGCCTACGAGGGCACCCAGGCCATGGCTCCGGACGGCACCGCCGCGGTCGCACCGGACTTCAGCAGCACCGCCTTCGACGAGCCGACCGGGGCCGACCCGGATGCCGTCGACCCGCTCGACCGGATCGAAATCGGTCAGCAGATCGATGATTTCGACCTGCTGACCGGGCTGGGCAGCGGCGCTTTCGCCCGTGTGTTCCTGGCGCGGCAGCGGTCGCTGCAGCGGCTGGTCGCGGTGAAGATCTCCGCCGATCACGGCACCGAACCGCAGACGCTGGCCCAGCTCGACCACGACTACATCGTGCGCGTCTTCGACCAGCGCCTGCTCGATTCGGGTGGCGCCCGCGACGGCCGGTCCCGTCGGCTTCGCCTGCTGTACATGCAGTTCCTGCCCGGCGGCACGCTGCTGGGCGTACTGCGCTGGGTGCGCGCCACCCCGCCCGCCGAGCGCAGCGGGCGGCTGCTGCTGGACGCGGTCGACGCCGCTATGGAGGAGAAAGGTGAGATCCGGCCCACGGATTCGAGTGTGCGGGCCGAAATCGCCGCGCTCTCCTGGCCGGAAACGGTCGCTTGGCTGGGGCGCAGGCTGGCCGAGGCGCTGCACTACGCCTCCGAGCACGGTGTGCTGCACCGCGACGTGAAGCCGGCCAACGTGCTACTCACCGCCGAGGGAGTTCCGAAACTGGCTGATTTCAATATCAGTTTCAGCCGCAACGTGGAGGGGACGAGCCCGGTCGCGTACTTCGGCGGGTCGCTGGCCTACATGTCGCCGGAACAGCTCGAGGCCTGCCACCCGGGCAAGGGCCGCTCGGCAGCGGACCTGGACACCCGAGCCGACATCTACTCGCTCGGCGTCGTGCTGTGGGAACTGCTGACCGGCGCGAAACCCTTCGACGACGTCACCGCGGGCGCGAACGCGCACGGTGACGACACAACGCTCGAAGCCATGCTGGAACGTCGCAGCTCCGGCGTGGAAGCGGCTGCGCTGCAAAGGGTTCCGTCCGACTGTCCGGCCGCGCTGTGCCGAGTTCTGCTGACCTGCCTGGAACCCGAGCGGGACAAGCGCTGGTCCAGCGGAGAGGTGCTGGCCAAACAATTCGACCTGTGCCTGGACGCTCGCGCGCGGGAACTGGTCGACCCGAAGGCCGGCAGCTGGCGGCTGCGGTTGCGGCCGTGGATCATGCCGGTGCTGCTGGCGTCGATCGGGCTGCCGAATGTGCTTGCGTCGCTGTACAACATCCAGCACAACCAGACCTTGATCGTAGAAAGGATGACCGAGGAGGCGCAGCGGACATTCCTGATAGTCACCGGCGCGGTGAACTCGATCTTCTTTCCGCTCGGCTTTCTCCTGGTGGTGTACCTGTCACGATTCATACTGACGGTGCCGCGCGGGTTGCGGCACGGAAAGCACTACGACCCGGAAACCTTGCGCCGGGCCAGGGCTGACGCGCTCCTGCTCGGCGAACGCGCTGTGGCCATACCGTTTTGTCTATGGGTGATCTCCGGCATCACTTTCCCGTTAGCGCTGCAACTGGCGACCGGTGAGATCACCGGACGATCGGTAGTCCATTTCCTGGCCTCGATCGTGGTGTGCGGCGCTATCGCCGCGTCGTATCCGTTCTTCCTCGCGACGTTCTATATCGTCCGGTGTGTGTATCCGGTGTTCTTGCGGCACGGCGAGATCAGCGCTGACGACGCGGTCTGGCTGCGTGGGCTGGACCGGCGCTGCAACGGATATCTGGCTGTCGCCGCGTCGGTACCGCTGCTGGCGGTGGCCGGGGTGACGTTCCTGCCACCCGCTGACATCCCCATGGTGATCGTCGCGGTGCGCGTGCTTTGTGCGGGCGGGATCATCGCGTTCGTCGGGTCCTACCTGCTGTTCCGGGAGTTGGAGGCGGATCTGCAGGCGCTGGAGCGGGTGGTCGCGCCGACGCTCACCGAGGACGCGGTACCGGTCAAAACCGTTGGCCTGGGGCCACTTCGACCGGTTCCGACCGAACCGACGGAGGCGGCGACCACGGTGGCGGAGCCGCCCCGGTGA
- a CDS encoding amidase family protein yields MGAIQHMHNERTAIVDNSVAGNSASEEVIAGNPSPDNNGPAAAIAAGVHEAAVAPTEVVDTALWRIAEQNRKTNAFSVIRTEQAKTEAADLEHRSDLEELPMAGVPVAIEHSLAVAGETVLAGSAAVDPTSARTDDQVVRRLRAAGAIIVGLTSVSELGLWATTDGAGHITRNPWNPKRTAGGASGGAAAAVAAGLVPVAHGADGFGSVRIPAACCGVYGFKPGRHIVPNLDDWSGMSENGVLATTVGDAALMLSVMAARPNLAEVDPPGRLRIALAVDPPLRFLRVDRQWATAARTAAAVAAAAGHRVELTTLPYGSALLALLLRWLAAPLPAAARLTHPERLQPRTRQHLALGRLVLRLRLVRPAQIDRIEARLLEFFERYDVVITPALAAPPPKARAWSVHGWLANVLTATHFSPFAPIWNLVGWPAASIPMGRHTRSNTPVAAQLAGPPGSEATLLRLSAQLEELRPWARTVH; encoded by the coding sequence ATGGGGGCGATTCAACACATGCACAACGAGCGTACGGCGATTGTGGACAACTCGGTTGCCGGGAACTCGGCTTCCGAAGAGGTAATCGCCGGAAACCCTTCCCCTGACAACAACGGCCCCGCTGCGGCGATCGCCGCGGGCGTCCACGAGGCCGCCGTGGCCCCGACCGAGGTGGTCGACACGGCCCTGTGGCGGATCGCTGAGCAGAACCGGAAGACCAACGCCTTCAGCGTCATCCGCACCGAGCAGGCCAAGACCGAGGCCGCCGACCTGGAGCACCGCTCCGATCTGGAAGAGCTGCCGATGGCGGGCGTGCCCGTCGCGATCGAGCATTCCCTCGCGGTCGCGGGTGAGACGGTACTGGCGGGGTCGGCCGCGGTCGATCCGACCTCGGCGCGGACCGACGATCAGGTGGTCCGGAGACTACGCGCGGCCGGCGCGATCATCGTCGGCCTGACCTCGGTTTCGGAATTGGGCCTCTGGGCGACCACCGACGGCGCGGGGCACATCACCCGAAACCCGTGGAACCCCAAGCGCACTGCGGGCGGAGCCTCCGGTGGCGCGGCGGCCGCGGTGGCCGCCGGACTGGTACCGGTGGCGCACGGCGCCGACGGATTCGGTTCGGTCCGCATCCCCGCCGCCTGCTGCGGCGTCTACGGCTTCAAGCCCGGCCGCCATATCGTGCCGAACCTGGACGACTGGTCCGGAATGTCCGAAAACGGGGTCCTGGCAACCACTGTCGGCGATGCGGCGCTGATGCTCTCGGTGATGGCGGCCCGCCCGAACCTAGCCGAGGTGGATCCACCCGGACGACTACGCATCGCCCTGGCCGTGGATCCACCGTTGCGTTTCCTGCGAGTCGATCGGCAATGGGCCACCGCGGCCCGCACCGCGGCGGCCGTGGCCGCGGCCGCCGGACATCGCGTCGAACTGACCACCCTGCCCTACGGCAGCGCCCTGCTGGCGTTGCTCCTGCGCTGGCTGGCCGCCCCACTGCCGGCGGCCGCGCGACTCACTCATCCCGAACGCCTGCAGCCGCGAACCCGCCAGCACCTCGCACTCGGCCGCCTGGTCCTGCGCCTGCGGCTGGTGCGCCCCGCGCAGATCGATCGAATCGAGGCGCGTTTGCTGGAATTCTTCGAGCGCTACGACGTCGTGATCACACCGGCGCTGGCCGCGCCGCCACCGAAGGCCCGGGCCTGGAGTGTGCACGGCTGGCTCGCGAATGTGCTGACCGCCACCCATTTCTCGCCATTCGCCCCGATCTGGAACCTGGTCGGCTGGCCGGCCGCCTCGATCCCGATGGGCCGGCACACGCGCTCGAATACCCCGGTCGCCGCCCAGCTGGCGGGCCCGCCCGGTAGCGAAGCCACCCTGCTGCGCCTGTCGGCGCAACTGGAAGAACTACGCCCCTGGGCGCGCACGGTGCACTGA
- a CDS encoding LysR substrate-binding domain-containing protein: MDPHLRDLRYFVAVAEELHFTNAAQRLHIAQPTLSRQIRQLERQLDVVLFDRNQRSVALTVAGKELLEGARKILELWEVTNVSLQEAGEVLRVGIQSALGRGLLNDLESASGHRLALHAASWTDPSSGLSGRQADLSLVWLPLPDQNRYRWQVLRTEQRWVLLPENHPLAEQESIAFADLLDEPFVALPSEAGAVRDFWLGNDARNGRQAKIGAEAATTEDKLEAVGLGLGVCLLAENNVPMYRWPGLTARPVTGLAPCELAVAWRADDTRPTILEFAGRAAAGGFSATAGE, from the coding sequence ATGGACCCGCATTTGCGCGACCTGCGGTATTTCGTCGCCGTCGCTGAAGAACTGCACTTCACCAACGCGGCACAACGCCTGCACATCGCTCAACCCACCCTTTCGCGTCAGATTCGTCAGCTGGAACGCCAGCTCGACGTGGTCCTGTTCGACCGCAATCAGCGCAGTGTCGCGCTGACTGTCGCCGGTAAGGAACTGCTCGAAGGCGCCCGCAAGATCCTCGAGCTCTGGGAAGTCACCAACGTCTCCCTGCAGGAAGCGGGCGAGGTGCTGCGCGTCGGCATCCAATCCGCGCTCGGGCGTGGCCTGCTCAACGATCTGGAAAGCGCCAGCGGCCACCGCCTGGCCCTGCACGCCGCATCCTGGACCGACCCGTCCAGCGGACTGTCCGGCCGGCAGGCCGACCTCTCGCTGGTGTGGCTGCCGCTGCCGGATCAGAACCGCTACCGCTGGCAGGTGCTGCGCACCGAACAGCGCTGGGTCCTGCTGCCGGAGAACCACCCGCTCGCCGAACAGGAGAGCATCGCGTTCGCCGATCTGCTGGACGAGCCGTTCGTCGCGCTGCCCTCGGAAGCCGGTGCGGTGCGCGACTTCTGGCTCGGCAACGACGCTCGCAACGGGCGCCAGGCCAAGATCGGCGCCGAAGCGGCCACCACCGAGGACAAGCTGGAGGCGGTCGGCCTCGGGCTCGGCGTCTGCCTGCTCGCGGAGAACAACGTGCCGATGTACCGCTGGCCCGGCCTCACCGCGCGGCCGGTCACCGGGCTCGCCCCGTGCGAGCTCGCGGTGGCCTGGCGCGCCGACGACACCCGCCCGACCATCCTGGAATTCGCCGGACGGGCTGCCGCAGGCGGCTTTTCGGCCACCGCGGGCGAGTAA